The following proteins are co-located in the Mycolicibacterium goodii genome:
- a CDS encoding SGNH/GDSL hydrolase family protein yields MNRTRWLDLGAITLSAAIALGIAGVSHSAQIGPPYATSSYVREDRATSTARPLALFIGDSYTAGESTAELSYACRAALRMGWLCALSAVGGTGYISGGPANRWDDPYTGESSSFIERIPLLSAKYDPDLVVLDGGRNDDFAPRAYAFEETLSTLGEVRRAWPRAQVVFIRPRFLADPRDDLGMTDEFMARLQATREAKGVIFIDPLSTLSGTDTSDLLGSDEIHPNAKGEQQILAALIEALQTQHVRAPS; encoded by the coding sequence ATGAACCGGACGCGATGGCTGGATCTCGGCGCAATCACCCTCTCGGCCGCGATCGCGCTCGGCATCGCCGGTGTCTCTCATTCGGCACAAATCGGGCCGCCGTATGCAACCTCGTCCTACGTCCGGGAAGATCGAGCCACCTCGACAGCGCGGCCACTGGCGTTGTTCATCGGAGATTCCTACACCGCGGGTGAGAGCACTGCCGAGTTGTCTTACGCATGCCGCGCCGCGCTGCGGATGGGCTGGCTGTGCGCCTTGTCCGCGGTCGGCGGGACGGGGTACATCAGCGGTGGCCCGGCCAACCGCTGGGACGACCCGTACACCGGCGAGTCGTCGTCGTTCATCGAACGAATCCCGCTCCTGTCCGCCAAATACGACCCGGACCTGGTGGTGCTCGACGGTGGACGAAACGACGACTTCGCCCCGCGCGCATACGCGTTCGAAGAGACGCTATCGACGCTCGGTGAGGTGCGCCGGGCGTGGCCCCGTGCGCAGGTCGTGTTCATCCGGCCCCGATTTCTCGCAGATCCCCGAGACGATCTGGGAATGACCGACGAATTCATGGCGCGTCTGCAGGCGACGCGCGAAGCCAAGGGTGTGATCTTCATCGATCCGCTCAGCACGCTGTCCGGCACGGATACGTCAGATCTGCTCGGCTCGGACGAGATTCACCCCAACGCAAAAGGCGAGCAACAGATTCTCGCCGCCCTGATCGAGGCCCTTCAGACGCAGCACGTCAGGGCACCGTCATGA
- a CDS encoding SGNH/GDSL hydrolase family protein, translating into MNREQTVHRRIRWVVGSLLGLQLVLASTLAWAPATATAPAVTIAVVGDQNTAGIKNRVVWPTLMATRTGWSVSNYALPEAGFAADGMGGQAFRFQVERAQAQRPRLILLVTGTADASVPEMRAVTVGAAEAINKTIRGGEQVAVVGPFWYETPVPESVRRVDDAVRKAAEQTGVPYFDALDPPLFTRDQMHPDRSGPSDEGQSVAADKIATWLRTEVLK; encoded by the coding sequence GTGAACCGGGAACAGACGGTTCACCGGCGGATCCGGTGGGTGGTCGGATCACTGCTCGGCCTCCAGTTGGTTCTCGCGTCCACACTTGCCTGGGCGCCGGCCACCGCCACGGCCCCTGCGGTGACCATCGCCGTGGTCGGCGACCAGAACACGGCAGGCATCAAGAACCGCGTGGTCTGGCCGACGCTGATGGCCACGCGCACCGGCTGGTCGGTATCCAATTACGCGCTGCCGGAAGCCGGATTCGCCGCGGACGGGATGGGCGGGCAGGCCTTCCGATTCCAGGTGGAACGCGCGCAGGCGCAACGTCCGCGACTCATCCTGCTGGTGACCGGTACCGCCGACGCCTCCGTTCCCGAGATGCGGGCAGTCACCGTCGGAGCGGCCGAGGCGATCAACAAGACCATCCGCGGCGGCGAACAGGTCGCCGTGGTGGGCCCGTTCTGGTACGAGACACCGGTTCCCGAGTCGGTTCGGCGGGTGGATGACGCCGTACGCAAGGCCGCAGAGCAGACCGGAGTGCCGTATTTCGATGCCCTCGACCCACCCTTGTTCACCAGAGACCAGATGCATCCCGACCGCAGCGGCCCGAGTGACGAAGGGCAGTCGGTGGCGGCCGACAAGATCGCAACGTGGCTGCGCACAGAGGTTCTGAAATGA
- a CDS encoding glycosyltransferase, protein MRILQVATLFSPDGLYGGPTRVASNQSAELVRRGHEVTIAGAARGYRTLPTQLNGVPAKLFAARSILRRGGFAWTCAPGLTAWLRGNWAGFDTVHVHFARDLVGMPVAAAARRRGIPYVLQTHGMVVPTDHPLAAPLDRMWTRDLLRDARAVFFLDSSEREQLVSVAGPDLRLVQLGNGVPEYPAVHPHRAPGRAPEVLFAARMHARKRPLVFVEMARELLASGVDARFTLVGPDEGEGPALRAAIDGDPRITWEGALSPDAIPARMAEADVYVLPSVREPYPMSVLEAMSVGLPVVVTDDCGLAPIIEQSGCGAVTDASVSGLVTAVGSILRDRVRARSIGERGRDTALERFGMRRVGDRLVSTYTDALVGAP, encoded by the coding sequence ATGCGCATCCTGCAGGTGGCGACGCTGTTCAGTCCGGACGGGCTGTACGGCGGCCCCACCCGCGTGGCGTCCAACCAGAGTGCCGAACTGGTCCGCCGCGGCCACGAGGTGACGATCGCCGGAGCGGCGCGCGGTTACCGCACTTTGCCGACCCAGCTGAACGGCGTACCGGCCAAACTGTTTGCTGCCAGAAGTATCTTGCGCCGAGGCGGGTTTGCCTGGACCTGCGCCCCCGGACTGACGGCATGGTTGCGGGGCAATTGGGCCGGATTCGACACCGTGCATGTCCACTTCGCCCGCGACCTCGTCGGCATGCCGGTGGCCGCGGCTGCGCGCCGTCGCGGGATCCCCTATGTGCTGCAGACGCACGGCATGGTCGTGCCGACCGACCATCCCCTTGCCGCGCCGTTGGATCGGATGTGGACCCGCGACCTTCTGCGGGACGCGCGCGCCGTGTTCTTCCTCGACTCGTCGGAGCGGGAGCAGCTCGTCTCTGTCGCCGGACCCGATCTGCGACTTGTGCAACTGGGCAACGGCGTACCCGAGTACCCCGCCGTCCACCCGCACCGTGCACCAGGGCGCGCGCCGGAGGTGCTGTTCGCGGCGCGTATGCACGCGAGGAAGCGACCCCTCGTATTCGTTGAGATGGCAAGGGAATTACTCGCCTCGGGTGTCGACGCCCGATTCACCTTGGTGGGGCCCGACGAAGGTGAGGGCCCGGCCCTGCGGGCAGCCATCGATGGCGATCCGCGGATCACCTGGGAAGGTGCCCTGAGCCCCGATGCCATCCCGGCACGGATGGCAGAAGCCGACGTCTATGTGCTGCCCTCGGTGCGGGAACCGTACCCGATGTCGGTGTTGGAGGCGATGTCGGTCGGCCTGCCGGTGGTGGTGACCGATGACTGCGGCCTCGCACCGATCATCGAGCAGTCGGGTTGCGGTGCCGTCACCGACGCGTCGGTGTCCGGTCTGGTAACCGCCGTCGGTTCGATACTCCGGGATCGCGTGCGGGCCCGCTCGATCGGTGAGCGCGGCAGAGACACCGCGCTCGAGCGCTTCGGCATGCGGCGAGTCGGTGACCGCCTGGTGAGCACGTACACCGATGCTCTGGTAGGCGCACCGTGA
- a CDS encoding DapH/DapD/GlmU-related protein, whose product MILDRFFASGGNVSITQPNRSLAARRGRSYDKGRGLGAQILWVAVSTLIFTQVWCPNRLRCAMLRWFGAQIGDNVLIRHRVTVQWPWKLSIGDNSWVGVGSELYNLDRIVIGSDVCISQHVFLCTGSHDRRSATFEFDNGPITIEDGAWVCARSTVLRGVRIGANSVIGAMSLVQRDVPPGSLVQAAQPTVSRM is encoded by the coding sequence ATGATCCTCGACAGATTCTTTGCTAGCGGAGGCAATGTGTCGATCACACAGCCGAACCGATCGCTGGCCGCGCGGCGTGGCAGGTCCTACGACAAGGGCCGTGGTCTCGGCGCGCAGATCCTCTGGGTGGCGGTGTCCACCCTGATCTTCACCCAGGTGTGGTGCCCGAACCGGCTCCGGTGCGCCATGTTGCGCTGGTTCGGCGCGCAGATCGGCGACAACGTGTTGATCAGGCACCGGGTGACGGTTCAGTGGCCCTGGAAACTGTCGATCGGAGACAATTCCTGGGTCGGTGTCGGCAGCGAGCTCTACAACCTCGACCGGATCGTGATCGGATCGGACGTGTGCATCTCGCAGCATGTCTTCCTGTGCACCGGTAGTCACGACCGCAGGTCTGCCACCTTCGAATTCGACAATGGTCCGATCACGATCGAGGACGGTGCGTGGGTGTGCGCGCGCAGCACCGTGCTGCGCGGTGTCCGCATAGGCGCGAACTCCGTCATCGGCGCGATGTCGTTGGTTCAGCGCGATGTGCCGCCGGGCTCTCTGGTCCAGGCCGCACAGCCGACCGTCAGCCGGATGTGA
- a CDS encoding glycosyltransferase family 2 protein, with protein MKPSVSVVIATIGRPSLACAIQSTLVQTYPVDEVLVVAEPGARLCLPSDDRIRFLKAHTDGGPARSRQLGIDAARGTVIALLDDDDLWQPTKLARQLAAVKNFDDDHWIVSSRMMVQGPGDRRRIWPRRLIEPGELVAEYLFRADRLGFGNANLQTSTLCFPTALARSIPWGGTFDQPHDEPSWLIRVQRTIPDLRVVHLPEPLSIYNVGGRSVSRDATDRTDIYIRWGLHHLASESPRVLGDYLCTSPVSAAVSAGSLGGVIRAVWSALRHARPGVVALTYAVLNAVRIVVRPLFPAVRR; from the coding sequence ATGAAGCCCAGCGTCAGCGTGGTGATCGCCACGATCGGCAGACCGTCCCTGGCCTGTGCCATCCAGTCGACGCTCGTCCAGACATACCCGGTCGACGAGGTGCTGGTCGTCGCGGAACCCGGCGCGCGGTTGTGCCTGCCGTCCGACGACCGTATCAGGTTCCTCAAGGCCCACACCGACGGCGGGCCCGCACGAAGCAGGCAACTGGGGATCGACGCCGCACGGGGGACCGTCATCGCGCTGCTGGATGACGACGACCTGTGGCAGCCGACCAAGCTGGCCCGTCAACTCGCGGCAGTGAAGAATTTCGACGACGACCACTGGATCGTGTCCTCGCGGATGATGGTGCAGGGGCCGGGTGATCGGCGGCGGATTTGGCCGCGGCGGCTCATCGAACCAGGGGAGTTGGTGGCGGAGTATCTGTTTCGCGCCGATAGGCTCGGGTTCGGCAACGCCAATCTGCAGACGTCCACCCTGTGCTTTCCCACCGCGTTGGCACGTTCGATCCCGTGGGGCGGAACCTTCGATCAACCTCACGATGAGCCCAGCTGGCTGATCCGGGTGCAGCGCACCATTCCGGACCTGCGGGTGGTGCATCTACCCGAGCCGTTGAGCATCTACAACGTGGGCGGCCGCTCGGTGTCGCGGGACGCCACCGACCGGACCGACATCTACATCCGCTGGGGATTGCACCACCTGGCGTCGGAGTCACCGCGGGTCCTCGGCGACTATCTCTGCACGAGCCCGGTGAGCGCGGCGGTCTCGGCTGGGTCACTGGGCGGGGTCATCCGAGCGGTGTGGTCGGCACTGCGACACGCCCGTCCGGGCGTCGTCGCGCTGACGTACGCGGTACTGAACGCGGTCAGGATCGTCGTGCGCCCGCTCTTCCCGGCTGTCCGGCGATGA
- a CDS encoding lipopolysaccharide biosynthesis protein → MTDDQRRLAPQERRSLVLGPLYRILGTPVVALLGLVNTAIIVRETGEAVFGLVSLVATVTVLFPFADLGIGATAINAAAMLGGENHDEAVDIIRRAYRVLFAVAGVLIAIALSVMMLDAWKVVVGFASGPQDRWAITVAAGIFALTVPAGLGPRILVGIDRNPLATLVLMSCPAFGLGLTVVLRAIGADGIWYAISALGGLLIGQSVGTVLALRLSGLGTDVFSPVSPSRTGRHLLAGSIWLFLVGVGIPIGSQGGRVLLAHLSTPEELSRYALMAQIYAVGWQVLSTAALAYWPIFVKRRGAADVTIRMWWRLTVALAVVGLSAMMCLGLLGPWAASVLSGGAIDVSAWLALAFGAVLVGQALHLAASVLLTRPNEARWQAFWTLAMAAVSIGLGCLVVARFGAVGVVFASAFAILAAQVLPDLLWVPRLVRRRPPVGAEPSRWVRQPSPQRARRGSPSR, encoded by the coding sequence ATGACGGACGATCAGCGGCGCCTGGCACCGCAGGAGCGCCGTTCGTTGGTGCTCGGCCCGCTGTACCGCATCCTCGGCACACCGGTCGTGGCGTTGCTGGGTCTGGTGAACACGGCGATCATCGTGCGCGAGACCGGCGAGGCCGTATTCGGTCTGGTCTCACTCGTCGCCACCGTCACCGTGTTGTTTCCTTTTGCCGATCTCGGTATCGGCGCCACGGCGATCAACGCCGCGGCGATGCTCGGCGGAGAGAACCATGACGAAGCCGTCGACATCATTCGGCGCGCCTATCGCGTCCTGTTCGCGGTCGCAGGCGTTCTGATCGCGATCGCGTTGAGTGTCATGATGCTCGACGCCTGGAAGGTCGTCGTCGGCTTCGCCAGTGGGCCGCAGGACCGCTGGGCGATCACGGTGGCCGCGGGTATCTTCGCGCTGACCGTCCCGGCGGGCCTCGGACCTCGGATCCTGGTGGGCATCGACCGAAATCCGTTGGCCACATTGGTGTTGATGAGCTGCCCCGCGTTCGGGCTCGGGCTCACAGTCGTACTCCGTGCCATCGGGGCGGACGGGATCTGGTATGCCATATCGGCACTGGGCGGTCTGCTCATCGGCCAGTCGGTGGGCACGGTGCTGGCGCTGCGACTGTCCGGCCTCGGGACGGACGTGTTCTCGCCGGTGTCCCCGTCGCGGACAGGCAGACACCTGCTGGCGGGCAGCATCTGGCTGTTCCTGGTCGGAGTGGGTATCCCGATCGGGTCGCAGGGCGGACGCGTTCTCCTGGCGCATCTGTCGACGCCCGAGGAGCTGTCGCGCTACGCGTTGATGGCGCAGATCTACGCCGTGGGCTGGCAGGTCCTGTCGACCGCGGCGCTGGCGTACTGGCCGATCTTCGTCAAGCGGCGCGGAGCCGCGGATGTGACGATCCGGATGTGGTGGCGGCTCACCGTGGCGCTTGCCGTCGTCGGTCTGTCCGCGATGATGTGCCTGGGGTTGCTCGGCCCGTGGGCGGCCTCGGTGCTGTCGGGTGGCGCGATCGACGTATCCGCCTGGCTTGCCCTGGCATTCGGTGCGGTCCTGGTCGGCCAGGCGCTGCATCTGGCGGCCTCGGTGCTGCTGACCAGACCGAACGAGGCACGATGGCAGGCATTTTGGACGTTGGCGATGGCAGCGGTCAGCATCGGGCTCGGTTGTCTGGTGGTCGCCCGCTTCGGTGCGGTGGGCGTCGTGTTCGCCTCGGCTTTCGCCATCCTCGCGGCTCAGGTCCTCCCCGATCTGCTGTGGGTGCCTAGGCTTGTGCGTCGCCGGCCACCGGTCGGTGCAGAACCGTCGCGGTGGGTGCGACAACCGTCGCCCCAGCGGGCACGTCGTGGATCACCGTCGCGTTGA
- a CDS encoding serine acetyltransferase, with protein sequence MTRDRRTTLLALARIWAYPLWFTVGRSDAADVVAEDVDWWISCIDDPDLSALDHYSRFAYLSGALREFRTLVHYRLQSIPWPLRMLLRRFYPPEPTLTLDVGSIGPAFFIQHGVGTIIAAESIGRYCWVNQQVTIGHNTRGRPTLGDHVRVGAAAVVIGPITVHDGATIGVNATVIHDVPAGATVVAPTATVLHRPVAGDAQA encoded by the coding sequence ATGACGCGCGACCGCCGGACGACGTTGCTCGCGCTCGCGCGCATCTGGGCCTATCCGTTGTGGTTCACCGTCGGCCGATCGGATGCGGCGGATGTGGTCGCCGAGGATGTCGACTGGTGGATCAGCTGTATCGACGACCCCGATCTTTCTGCACTCGACCACTATTCGCGCTTTGCCTATCTGAGCGGCGCGTTGCGGGAATTCCGCACGCTTGTCCACTACCGGCTGCAGTCGATTCCGTGGCCGCTGCGCATGCTGCTGCGCAGGTTCTACCCGCCGGAACCCACCTTGACGCTCGATGTCGGCAGCATCGGACCGGCCTTCTTCATCCAGCATGGTGTGGGGACCATCATCGCCGCGGAATCCATCGGGCGCTACTGCTGGGTCAACCAGCAGGTCACCATCGGGCACAACACCCGAGGCAGGCCCACACTGGGTGATCATGTGCGGGTGGGGGCCGCGGCGGTGGTGATCGGTCCGATCACCGTGCACGACGGCGCGACGATCGGTGTCAACGCGACGGTGATCCACGACGTGCCCGCTGGGGCGACGGTTGTCGCACCCACCGCGACGGTTCTGCACCGACCGGTGGCCGGCGACGCACAAGCCTAG
- a CDS encoding GMC oxidoreductase encodes MSFDESRYDAIVVGSGAAGSWAAKELTEGGLRVLLLEAGRAVDPVSDFPVDAPPGAIGMAGRARAAMRGQPIQAQCAAFFKTTKQFYVNDRENPYTTAPGKRFLWYRGRQLGGRLHTWSRHVPRMSNNEFKSASLRGYGIDWPISYEDLAPYYDVVEQTLGVYGTPSGIPTCPDGQFLGPAKTTQIEEKFKTDVEDRLPRVRVTYGRIVKYDNERIPLPLRLASDTGNLEIRTDAVVRRLLVDHATGRAVGVDYVDRFTGAAHAAHSRVVVLCASAIESVRILLNSQTARHPAGVGNSSGHLGRYVCDHVAYAQSGNVPEHQTEPNPAEDGFDFAATGLYIPNFCDNASVGFPGGYGIQIGIGRGKPTWSMYALGEMQPRYENRVSLDPKVTDAWGVPAARIECTHSADEIRMVAHMRSAVREIATAGGLPVEANHDLERRSIALRLLRSRFFTDYGAYWPGAAVHESGGARMGDSPHNSVLDPYCQVWDAENVFVTDGACFVSSGFQNHTLTMMALTVRTCRFIAAHYARNY; translated from the coding sequence ATGAGCTTTGACGAATCCCGCTACGACGCAATCGTCGTGGGTTCCGGTGCCGCGGGATCATGGGCCGCCAAGGAGCTGACCGAGGGCGGGCTGAGGGTGCTCCTGCTGGAGGCGGGCCGGGCCGTCGATCCCGTGTCGGACTTTCCCGTCGATGCACCCCCGGGCGCCATCGGAATGGCGGGCCGCGCCAGGGCGGCCATGCGTGGCCAGCCCATTCAGGCACAGTGTGCGGCATTCTTCAAAACCACCAAGCAGTTCTACGTCAACGACCGGGAGAATCCGTACACCACGGCGCCGGGGAAACGTTTCCTCTGGTATCGGGGGCGGCAACTGGGCGGGCGTCTGCACACGTGGTCCCGGCATGTGCCGCGCATGTCGAACAACGAGTTCAAGTCCGCGAGCCTGCGCGGCTACGGTATCGACTGGCCGATCTCCTACGAGGACCTGGCACCGTACTACGACGTCGTCGAACAGACACTCGGCGTGTACGGGACCCCTTCGGGAATTCCGACCTGCCCGGACGGGCAGTTCCTGGGACCTGCGAAGACGACACAGATCGAGGAGAAGTTCAAAACCGATGTCGAAGACCGGCTTCCGCGCGTCCGCGTGACCTATGGAAGAATTGTCAAGTACGACAACGAGAGAATTCCCCTGCCACTGCGGTTGGCCTCCGATACCGGCAACCTCGAGATCCGCACCGACGCAGTGGTTCGGCGTCTCCTGGTCGACCATGCGACGGGAAGAGCGGTCGGCGTCGACTACGTCGACCGGTTCACCGGGGCGGCTCACGCGGCTCACTCCCGGGTCGTCGTGCTGTGCGCATCGGCGATCGAAAGCGTGAGAATACTTCTGAATTCACAAACCGCGAGGCATCCCGCCGGGGTGGGTAACTCCTCCGGTCACCTCGGCAGATACGTCTGTGATCATGTCGCCTACGCGCAGAGCGGCAACGTGCCCGAACACCAGACCGAGCCCAACCCCGCCGAGGACGGGTTCGATTTCGCCGCGACCGGCCTCTACATCCCGAATTTCTGCGACAACGCCTCCGTCGGCTTTCCCGGTGGCTACGGCATCCAGATCGGCATCGGCCGGGGGAAGCCCACCTGGAGCATGTACGCCCTCGGGGAGATGCAACCGCGTTACGAAAACCGGGTGTCGTTGGACCCAAAGGTCACCGATGCGTGGGGGGTGCCTGCGGCCAGGATCGAGTGCACCCACTCAGCGGACGAGATCAGGATGGTCGCCCACATGCGGTCAGCGGTCCGCGAGATCGCCACGGCCGGTGGGCTTCCGGTCGAGGCCAACCATGACCTGGAACGCCGGAGCATCGCGCTGCGATTGCTGCGGTCCCGATTCTTCACCGACTACGGCGCGTACTGGCCGGGGGCGGCGGTCCACGAGAGCGGCGGCGCCAGAATGGGCGACAGCCCGCACAACTCGGTGCTCGACCCCTACTGCCAGGTCTGGGATGCCGAGAACGTCTTCGTCACCGACGGTGCGTGCTTCGTTTCGTCGGGTTTCCAGAATCACACCCTGACGATGATGGCGCTGACGGTACGAACGTGCCGATTCATCGCTGCACACTACGCACGGAACTACTGA
- a CDS encoding AMP-binding protein translates to MTVRTSGPRSGLGFLDGWYEHPERPALITDRGTITYAELAARVEAESQLRDMARCLVLIELKNTVAAIVSYLAALRAGHVVLVASDAATRDALAAAYDPDVMMGIDGENGWRVHRRRETTRHDLHPDLALLLSTSGSTGSPKLVRLSYENLDSNARAIAQYLGIHGTDRAMTVLPLSYCYGLSVLHSHLTQGAAVVVTGLSVVDSGFWELARTTGATSFAGVPYTFELLDSVGFADIDLPSLRYVTQAGGKMGAARVRRFAELGRRRGWDLVVMYGQTEATARMAYLPPDRVLDAPEAIGQPIPGGEFTIDGDSELIYHGPNVMLGYATAIGDLALGRTVDCLRTGDLARRRADGLYEIIGRRSRFLKLFGLRVDLDQLEQTLRADGIEALCAGDDTRLVVAVTPGTPDPVPVVCTRVGLPATAVQSVVLGELPRNTNGKPDHAGVLRLADRRAGSAAAAAETSDVRALYREVLGVDEVADTDTFVSLGGDSLSFVETSRRLDDLLGALPAHWYLRSAADLERHARGGRRGFFAGMELSTVLRAVAIVLVCANHVGLTYLFGGAHVLLAVAGYSFARFQLNAVATSGRVRPLIRSIARIAAPSVVVIAIAYLITRQYDVWNILLIEHFFAPEGVVLGPDAWDPVWNYWFIEVLALALVACAALLSIPAVRRIERMWPFEFAMGIVGICLVMRFQAVIGNGPMELYRPLATVWLFAIGWAAARATRIGHRLLVTVAAIGGALLPGFSDADSGRKLVIGCGLLLLIWVTRVPVPAGLRRITAVLAGASLLIYLTQPLTFFLLEWGQSLLVDRPATQVAGPGPSGPMHDLRLVLATVIALAVGVIAWKAYELVLRQLPRSHRNQLHTREYDRVVP, encoded by the coding sequence ATGACGGTCCGGACGTCCGGACCGCGCAGCGGGCTGGGATTTCTCGACGGGTGGTACGAGCATCCCGAACGCCCGGCGTTGATCACCGACCGGGGCACCATCACCTACGCCGAGCTCGCCGCGCGCGTCGAGGCCGAGTCGCAGCTGCGTGATATGGCCCGGTGCCTGGTGCTGATCGAGCTGAAAAACACTGTGGCAGCGATAGTCAGCTACCTGGCCGCCTTGCGGGCGGGGCACGTCGTGCTGGTGGCGTCCGACGCGGCCACGCGCGACGCACTTGCGGCGGCATACGACCCCGACGTCATGATGGGCATCGACGGCGAGAACGGGTGGCGGGTGCACCGACGCCGGGAGACGACGCGGCACGATCTGCATCCCGATCTGGCGCTGTTGCTGTCCACATCGGGGTCGACCGGGTCACCCAAGCTGGTGCGGCTGAGCTATGAGAACCTCGACAGCAACGCCCGCGCGATCGCGCAGTACCTGGGGATCCACGGCACCGACCGGGCGATGACGGTGTTGCCGTTGTCCTACTGTTACGGGCTTTCGGTGCTGCACAGCCATCTGACCCAGGGCGCAGCGGTGGTCGTGACCGGGCTGTCGGTGGTGGACTCCGGTTTCTGGGAACTGGCGCGGACAACCGGGGCGACCTCGTTCGCGGGTGTGCCCTACACATTCGAACTCCTCGACAGCGTCGGTTTCGCCGATATCGACCTGCCCAGCCTGCGTTACGTCACCCAGGCCGGCGGCAAGATGGGCGCCGCCCGGGTGCGGCGGTTCGCCGAACTCGGAAGGCGCAGGGGCTGGGATCTCGTCGTCATGTACGGGCAGACCGAGGCCACCGCCCGGATGGCCTACCTGCCGCCCGACCGGGTGCTGGACGCACCTGAGGCGATCGGGCAGCCGATCCCCGGCGGGGAATTCACCATCGACGGTGACTCCGAACTGATCTACCACGGTCCGAATGTCATGCTCGGCTACGCCACGGCGATCGGCGACCTCGCACTCGGCCGCACGGTCGATTGTCTTCGCACCGGTGATCTGGCCCGTCGCCGCGCCGATGGGTTGTACGAGATCATCGGCAGGCGCAGCCGGTTCCTGAAACTCTTCGGCCTACGCGTCGACCTCGACCAGCTGGAGCAGACCCTGCGAGCGGACGGCATCGAGGCCTTGTGCGCGGGAGACGACACCCGACTGGTCGTCGCGGTCACGCCGGGCACACCCGATCCGGTCCCGGTCGTCTGTACGAGAGTGGGCCTGCCCGCAACCGCCGTGCAAAGCGTCGTGCTCGGCGAGCTCCCCCGCAACACAAACGGCAAGCCCGACCACGCGGGCGTGCTGCGGCTCGCGGATCGCCGTGCCGGAAGTGCCGCTGCGGCAGCCGAAACCAGTGACGTTCGTGCGCTCTACCGGGAGGTCCTCGGAGTCGACGAAGTGGCGGACACCGACACGTTCGTCAGCCTCGGCGGTGACTCGCTGTCCTTCGTCGAGACGTCGCGGCGGCTCGACGACCTTCTCGGTGCGCTCCCTGCCCACTGGTATCTGCGCAGCGCCGCCGATCTGGAACGGCACGCGCGGGGCGGCCGGCGCGGGTTCTTCGCGGGGATGGAACTCAGTACCGTCCTGCGAGCCGTGGCCATCGTGCTGGTGTGCGCCAATCACGTTGGCCTGACGTACCTGTTCGGCGGTGCGCATGTATTGCTCGCCGTCGCCGGCTACAGCTTCGCGCGGTTCCAACTGAATGCCGTCGCGACGAGCGGACGTGTCAGACCGCTGATCCGGTCGATCGCGCGGATAGCCGCGCCGTCGGTGGTGGTGATCGCGATCGCCTACCTGATCACCCGCCAATACGACGTGTGGAACATCCTGCTCATCGAGCACTTCTTCGCCCCCGAGGGTGTGGTGCTCGGACCCGACGCCTGGGACCCGGTGTGGAACTACTGGTTCATCGAGGTTCTGGCGCTGGCCCTCGTCGCCTGCGCCGCGCTCTTGTCCATCCCAGCGGTCCGCCGGATCGAACGGATGTGGCCGTTCGAATTCGCCATGGGGATCGTCGGAATCTGTTTGGTGATGCGGTTCCAGGCGGTCATCGGCAATGGGCCGATGGAGCTGTACCGCCCGCTCGCGACGGTGTGGCTGTTCGCGATCGGGTGGGCGGCGGCGCGCGCGACACGCATCGGCCACCGACTGCTGGTGACGGTCGCCGCCATCGGCGGAGCGCTGCTGCCGGGATTCTCCGACGCCGACAGCGGGCGCAAGCTCGTCATCGGCTGCGGTCTGCTGCTGCTCATCTGGGTCACCCGGGTGCCGGTTCCCGCCGGACTGCGGCGCATCACCGCCGTGCTGGCCGGTGCGTCCCTGCTGATCTACCTGACCCAGCCGTTGACCTTCTTCCTGCTGGAATGGGGGCAGTCGCTGCTCGTCGACCGGCCCGCGACCCAGGTCGCCGGACCGGGCCCCTCGGGGCCGATGCACGACCTGCGACTGGTCCTCGCCACCGTCATCGCCCTGGCGGTTGGCGTGATCGCTTGGAAGGCATACGAACTCGTGCTCAGGCAGCTTCCGCGGTCACACCGGAACCAACTCCACACCCGAGAGTACGACCGTGTTGTCCCGTGA